In Prunus dulcis chromosome 2, ALMONDv2, whole genome shotgun sequence, a single genomic region encodes these proteins:
- the LOC117617306 gene encoding syntaxin-71-like, whose protein sequence is MSMIDLITRVDAICKKYDKYDIDKQRELNNVSGDDGFARLYGAVEADLETALQKSEMVSTEKNRATAVAMNAEIRRTKARLLEELPKLRRLAPKKVKGLSKEDLVARSDLVTVLKERIEAIPDGSTSGAKQTGGWTDSAPYAGIKIDSTSDGRYDTEYFQHTEESDRFRQEFEMRRMKQDQGLDVIAEGLDTLKNMAGDLNEEIDRQVPLMDEIDDKVDRANADLKNTNVRLKDTIIKLRSSRNFCIDITLLILILGIAAYLYNVLK, encoded by the exons atgagtaTGATCGATTTGATCACGAGGGTTGATGCAATATGCAAGAAATACGACAAGTACGACATAGATAAGCAGAGGGAGCTCAACAATGTTTCTGGGGACGATGGATTTGCTCGTCTATACGGTGCCGTCGAGGCTGACCTCGAAACAGCTTTACAG AAATCGGAGATGGTATCAACCGAGAAGAACAGGGCTACTGCTGTTGCTATGAATGCCGAGATTCGACGGACAAAGGCTCGTTTGCTTGAGGAGCTCCCCAAACTGCGAAGACTTGCCCCTAAAAAG GTGAAAGGGCTTTCGAAAGAAGACCTTGTTGCTCGGAGCGATTTAGTTACTGTACTGAAGGAGAGGATAGAAGCAATACCAGATGGATCCACAAGTGGAGCTAAACAAACTGGTGGGTGGACAGATTCAGCCCCATACGCAGGAATCAAAATTGATTCGACTTCAG ATGGGAGATATGATACTGAGTACTTTCAACACACTGAGGAGTCGGATCGCTTTAGGCAGGAGTTTGAAATGCGAAGAATGAAACAG GATCAAGGTTTAGATGTTATAGCAGAAGGATTGGACACATTGAAAAATATGGCCGGTGACTTGAATGAG GAAATAGATAGGCAAGTTCCCTTGATGGATGAAATTGATGATAAG GTTGACAGGGCAAATGCTGACCTTAAAAATACTAATGTGAGACTCAAGGATACCATAATCAAG CTGAGGTCCAGCCGGAACTTCTGCATCGATATCACCCTCCTGATTCTAATTTTAGGAATTGCAGCCTATTTGTACAA TGTCTTGAAGTGA